The genomic interval AAGTCCCTTCCAGAACCCTCCCGGACTGTAGGTCACGTCGAGGTAGTTGGCATCGACATTGGGCGCATAAGGGGCAGTGATATACATGCTGTAACTGTACTTGACACGCAGTTGCGGCAGTGGATGGATCAAGAATCCAAATTTCCAGGCATGCCCCGGTTGGGATGCCGACACCAGACCGTAATCCATGATACTGGTATACAGCGGATCAGCGCTGTACTGCTGGGTAAAGGGAGAGACGAATCCACCGTTGTACAACTCTGCACCGCCGGCAGAGAACGGCGAGCGGGCAGGGATCGCATTGTAAGCCGCAAAGATGGTGCCAATTGGACTATGTAGTCCCAGCATCCCGCCAAAGATCGTTGCATCCACTGGTCCCGCGTATTGAGCACCGTCCGCCCACTCCCGAGCGTACTGAAAATCGGCAAAGGGTTTCACATCCCAGGAAAGGGTGGGAGCCCCATAGTGCACTGTTCCATAAAACAGGTTGGCAAGATCATAGAAATGATAGAACCAAGCACTGGAGTGCAGCCCATGCCAATGACCAGACAGTCCAAAGGCCAGGGTTCCGTTGAGATGGTCTGGCATACGGGGATAGAGTGGATTCTCATTCAACAGGGTCTGCCGATAATAGTTTTCCTGTATGCGGTTCTTGTAGCGGAACTCTCGCAGAGCAGTGAACCGTAGATCGCGAATCGGTGTGATCTGTACGAGAGCCGCCTGGTAGGTGTTGGGAATCATAAAGGCGTCTGCCGTTCCCATCCAAGGGGTACGCAGGAGCATATCCCCAGCCTTTACCCGCAACCACGGGTTGCGATATTGCAAATAAGCCTGTCCGAGTACGTTCAAACTGTTACGATTGCCCATAAGCAATGCATCGAGATGCACGCCGTTGAGATCGTTTGCGCCCAGGCCATTGGCGGTATAAAACGCTACCCCCGCGTTGAAGCCGTAAAGGGATGCCGTCTGAACTTTGAGCATGCCGCCAAGCGAGTAGGCCCAGCGGTTGGGAACCGAAGAACCAGAAAATATTTGATTGAAATAGTAGTTCCGAATATCCCCGGTTACTGTAGAATTCAGCAAAAACTGCTGAATACTATTGGCTCGAGCCGCCTCTGAAGTGGGAGTTCCTCCGTAGACCAAGGGCGCCGCCAACATCAACGTCGCCATCGTTAACCCGTATAGATGCTTCATTACGACCTCCTCGAACGTCTGTTGTAGAAGTATTGTTTAAGCTCACCAGCGTAAGGCTGGGAAGTTATAACATCGTCTTCACCATGGTAGTGCCGTGGACATCTTCGGAGCAGTCACGGACCATTCCCGTCTCCTCGGAGAGGCAGGGGGCTCGGAACAGCGCGCCGGTCCACATCCCCACAAAGCTACGCTGCGTGACGACGATCCAGAACCCCGCCAGCAGCACCGTGAAAACGGCACCGAGCACGGTCAGCGGGCCAAAATCCGTCACCTCGCCAAGGCCGTAGGTGGCAGCGTCGAACACCCCCAAGGGAAAGGTGAAGCCCCACCAGCCCATGTTGAAGGGCAGACCCTCGCGCAGATAACGCAGGGTGAAGGCGACGGCCATGACCATCCACCACAGGCCAAAGCCCCAGAGCACGAGGGCAACCAGAATACCCGCCAGCTGGCCGAAGTTCGCCATGGAGGCCAGCGGAGTCCCTGCAAAAGCCAGGACATCGGCCTTGCCCAGGGTAAGCATGGCGAAGGCGCCAGTCCCCAAGGGACCCAGGGGTAGCCAGGTGGACACGGCCATGTCGCGGTGGGGAAGCTTGTGCAGGGTCAGGCGAAGCAGGAGGATGGCCAGCACCGCAAGGGCCAGGAGCACGGAGATGCTCCACAGCACGTAACTCACATAGACCACGGGTCGCGCAAGGGCGGGAGACAGGTGCTGGGCCAAAAGGCCGCCGCTGGCCGCACTCACCTCCGGCGGAACGATGGGAAGCAGCCACGCGGCGGTCATCCGCTCGATACTGTGCTCGTGGGCCGTAAACATGAAAAAGGGAATGAGCAAGGCGGAGATCAAGGCCATCAGGACATCGACCCACCACAGGCCCTGGGCAATGGCGAGGGTCTGCGGAGTGATCGGCCAAAAATCCAGCAACCCGTTGATGATGGTTGCAAATCCCATGGGAATGGCGCCGATGAAAAGCGACTGCACCGGATGCTCGAAAAGCTTCGCAAAACTGCGGGGGTAAAACAGCGCCCGCCCCGTGAACAGGGCAGCGAACAGGACGAAGAAGAAGACGTTGACGGCCCAGAGCCCGCGGGCGATCTCCAGCTGTCCCCAGTGGCCATAGGGAAAGGCCGCCAGCATCAACGCGAGGATACCTGTGCCCATGTTGGCGGCAAACCAGTTGGGGGTGAAGTGACGAACGATTTCCCGAGGATCCCGACCGGGGGCGGCGGACAGCAATCGCATGGATGCAGCACTCCCTTAGCGAAGGACTGAGCAGAGCATAGACACTTGCAATACGCCAAGCCAATGACGAATATGGATTCATGAAATTCGTTTATTTTATTTCTGGCATGCTCGCACAGGTTGGTGCATGACGCGTATAGCAAGGGCCTGGAGGACTAAGCCGACGGCCGCTTGAATCGCGGCCAGGCCCCACATTTTCTCTGAGCGCATCGCGTTTTCATGATCGTACGGAGCTGAGGGTGCGCATGAATATCAAAAAAATACATGGCGGCGAACCAGTTGAAGGGATATAGATAGCCGCCTCCTAGCTCATGACTAGTCGGCAGACGACCAGCCTAGTCCGTACGATCACTATCTCGGAAATCATCCGAACAGTTTGCCGACCCTCCGGACCGAGTCACTGTCATTGTCTTTTACAGTACGAGGAACACCTGCATTCTCTACGTACGCGTTACCGAGCAACTCAGTTTCTAACGGGCACCGAACGTTTCGAACTATATACACGACGATGAAGGTTCGTGTTCATCAGTTATAGGCAATTGAAAGCCCGCTGAGGCCGCGATCTTTTATACTAATCCTCATGCCGTCAATTTTTACTGTTATACGCAGTCTAGAGCTCTAATAATAGCTGTCGTTCCGTCCGTAGTATCCGATCTCGCACCAGCAGTAGGTACCGGCGATAGCGCGCCAACTCGGTATCCATTACGATTTTCTGCTGGTCCAGATCTTCGGTGCATCCATCCGGAAGCATTCGGATTACCTTTTCCCAACTTTCCCGGACAATTTGATGGCGTTCTTCCAAGACGTCTAAAAACTCTACCAGGCGGTTTTCCTGGGGTGGTTCCTGGATATTTAGGTGATCGAGTCGACGTGCGTGCATGCCATTATCCCCTGGATTGCCGTATTGCGTCCCCAGGACGATCGCCGGATGGTTAGGCGACGTCCGGGAAGTGAGAGCTTAGTGACCCATGTAGCTCGCCTTCTTGGTATACCGTCCCCGGAATACCCAGATCTGGTACCAGTTGTACAGGATCATTACGGGTACGAAGCCGGTCATGAAGAGGGTAAAGACCGCGATGGAGTCGGCAGGGTTGGCGGCCGCGCTTATCGTCCAGGTATTCGGTACGATGTAGGGGTACATGGTAGCCCACATGGCGAACCAGAGCACAGCGACAACTGCCTCACCCCAGAGCAGTGCGGTAAAGTCGCGCTGCATTGTATGTGCCATCATGGACTTGTACGCGGCAAAGAGAACGACCATCAATACCAGCGCCCAGTTCCACCAGTTGGGTCCGGTCCACTTTGCGGCCGCCCAGGGAAAGATCGCGTAGGACCAGACGATGGTGACGACAATGGTCACCAGGGCAAGATAGGAAAAGAAGGTTGTCCAGGTCTGGGCTTTTTTGTTGATGACATCGCCAGGCTCAAATCGAGCGCATAGATAGAGACCACCAGCCAGACACGCCGCAACCACTGCTCCAAACCCGGTAAAAAGTGAGAAGGGGGTGAGGAATGTCAAGGCATTCCCGGAGAAGTGTGGAATCGGTGAGTCGACAAAAAGGCCAGGTGAATGCACTGCCATTGCCGGCCCGGTACGCATGGGAAATCCTTGCAAGGTTGCACCGAGAGCAAGTCCTGCACCAAAAGGGGCCAGCAGGCTACCGAAGGCGAAAGCCCAGCCCCAAAGGCGTTTACTCCCCGTAGCGTGGACGTGAAATTCAAAGGCAACGGCGCGCGAAATGATACCCCAAAGGGCCAGCATCAGGGGGATCATGAGGTAGTTGAAGGCTGACCCGTAGACTAGGGGAAACGCCCCAAACAGTACGCCGCCGGCTACGACCAGCCACGTTTCGTTACCGTCCCAGATGCCCGCCATGGATGCCATGATCGCCCCGCGCTCCTCCTCATCGGGAGAAAACAGGGCAAAAATTCCAGCACCCAGATCGGCACCATCCAAGCCGATATAGAAGAGAAAAATGAGACAGAGCAGTAGCCACCACCAGGTGGTGAGCGTGGTGGCAATATGCGTAATATCCATCGATAGCTACTCCTTGTGGATACCCCGGAGACACCCGGGGTACGATCGTTACGGTTCCGGATGCAGAATCGGTTTCGCAAAGCTTGGTCGGACCATGCCGCCGCCAGCCTCAACGGAAGCGTCCGTGTCGGAGCTGACGCCGGGCAGCGGACTATCCAGATCGGGTCCTTTCCGGATGACCTTGCTGAAGAAGTACCAGGCTCCCGCCCAGACACTGAGTTCGAAGACGATGTAGCCCGCAAACCACGCGATCTCCTGACCGACACCCATGTGGCTGACGCCTTCATAGGTACGCATGATGTTGTAGACCACCCAGGGCTGGCGTCCCACCTCGCGCGTCCACCAGCCGGTCCAGATAGCGAGGTAGGGCAGGAAGCCACTAAACACCATCAGACGCAGGAACCAGGGGCGTTGCCGAAGTTCCTGAACGGTAAATTTACCGCGCAGCATCAAGAGCGTTCCCCACAGCGCCATGAAGAACAAGAAGAAACCAATGGCCACCATGATGCGGAAGGCGTAGAAAGGCACCCAGACATCGGGGCGATCTTTGGCCGGGAAGCTGTCCATACCCGTTACCTTGCCATTCCAGGTATGCGTTTCCAGCAAGCTCAGCACGTGGGGTATGGTGATGGCGAACACGTTACCGTCGTTTTTGGCATTCGGGATAGCAATCAGATGCCAGCCCGTATTGACTTTGCCATTGGGAAGGTAGGTGTGGTAATGCCCTTCCATCGCCGCAAGGGAGGTTGGTTCGCTATGCGCAACATCCACGCCCAGACTATCACCCAACCAGATCTGAATTGGCGCACAGATCAATAAGGCCAACACAGCAGGTTTGAGCATCTTGATGAAGAGATCGGCATGTCGATTCTTGAGGATATACCAGGAACTGACGGCGGCGAGCACGAAAAATCCTAACAACATCGTAGCCATCCACATGTGCGGGAATCCCCAGATGGCGTTGTCGTTGAAGATGGCATGCCACCAGTTGGTGACCTGAAAAATGCCATCCTTGAGCACCACCCCGTTGGGGGTTTGCATCCAGGAGTTGGCTACCAGGATCCAATAGGCCGACAGACTGGAGGCAAAAGCGACGTTGAAAGTCGAGAAAAGATGCATGCCTTTCCCGATCTTATTCCAGCCAAACACCATGAGCCCGATAAACCCGGCTTCGTACATGAAGGCGGTGATGGTCTCAAACCCGAGAATATTGCCAAAGAATGGCCCTGCGGCTTGCGAGAAAGGTCCATAGAGAATGCCGAAGGCCATCTCCATGGTGACACCGGTAGCGACACCCGCACCAAAGTTTACGATAAATATTTTCTCAAAGAAGCGTTCCAGCCGATACCAGCGTTCATCGCCGGATCGGAGCCAGGCTACTTCGAGCCCAAAGAGAATCCAGGATACGCCAATGGTAAGCGGTGTCCAAAGGATATGCATGGAAGTGATCCATGCAAAGTCCAGCCGACTCAACAGAATCGGCAATGTATTTTCCATAAGCATTCGGGTTGTCCTCCTAGAATACAGAACCCATGTGTCCCGGGCTAAAGAAAGCATGCTTCGTGCCTAACTCTTGTGCTACGATAAAACAATCGGTTAGGCTGAATCGTTGTCAAAACGCAATAACCCTGCTGGGGGCTTTGACCCATATATCTCACCGTTGTAGTTTCTTTTGGTGCGGTGTTGATAATTCGCAATGCGCTTCAGAGTGCTTGCATTCGGACGGATTCGCGTTAGGCTGGTCGGGGTATCGTGGAGCGCACCACTGGAGACGATAGATGTCCGGCTTGCTGACAGACCAGGGTCTGGCCCCTTGTACCACCTGCCCGATCCATCGCTGGAGTATTTTTTCTGGGCTGAACGATGCGGACCTGGAACAGCTTCCCATGGCGGTCCACGATCTCGCCGTTTCTGAGGGTGCCGTACTCAGCGTGGAAGGGCTTCCCAGCGACAAGGCATTTGTGGTCCGGCAGGGAGCGGTCAAACTGGAAAGGGCGGGACCAGATGGGCATCACTTGGTACAGCTACTGCGCAGTGGAGACATCTGGGGATTCGAGGGATTAGATCAACTTCCGTATCGGCACACGGCCACAGCGTTAGAGGCGGCTCGGATCTGCTGTCTGGAAGTAGAGGCCTTGCAGCATTGGTGTGAGCGCGACGCCCGTGTCCGCCAGGCCATACGCCGGCGGCTACAACAGGCCCATCAGGAGACCGAAGATCACTTATTGTTATTACTCTCTTCGAGTGCTGAGGTTCGCGTAGCGGGTTTTTTGTCGCGCTGGTGTCGAGACTATCCCGACGGTCAAAAAATATCGCTCCCGCTCAGCCGGCAAGAAATGGCGAACTACCTTGGCATGTCCAAGGAGCATCTGAGCCGAATCATGGCGAAACTGAAACGCGATGGCGTGGTACGCGAGCGGCACGGTTGGATTCAGGTGAATTATCAGCGCGTGCGCGCAATATATTCTGGTGTGTTACAAGCCACCGATGCCGAGAAGGACAGCTCATGATCACCATCGTTGAGCATTAATCACCTTCGCC from Acidithiobacillus caldus ATCC 51756 carries:
- a CDS encoding OprD family outer membrane porin produces the protein MKHLYGLTMATLMLAAPLVYGGTPTSEAARANSIQQFLLNSTVTGDIRNYYFNQIFSGSSVPNRWAYSLGGMLKVQTASLYGFNAGVAFYTANGLGANDLNGVHLDALLMGNRNSLNVLGQAYLQYRNPWLRVKAGDMLLRTPWMGTADAFMIPNTYQAALVQITPIRDLRFTALREFRYKNRIQENYYRQTLLNENPLYPRMPDHLNGTLAFGLSGHWHGLHSSAWFYHFYDLANLFYGTVHYGAPTLSWDVKPFADFQYAREWADGAQYAGPVDATIFGGMLGLHSPIGTIFAAYNAIPARSPFSAGGAELYNGGFVSPFTQQYSADPLYTSIMDYGLVSASQPGHAWKFGFLIHPLPQLRVKYSYSMYITAPYAPNVDANYLDVTYSPGGFWKGLSLRNRLAVDHSNPYADYHGTFIDDRLMLQYAF
- a CDS encoding TDT family transporter; translation: MRLLSAAPGRDPREIVRHFTPNWFAANMGTGILALMLAAFPYGHWGQLEIARGLWAVNVFFFVLFAALFTGRALFYPRSFAKLFEHPVQSLFIGAIPMGFATIINGLLDFWPITPQTLAIAQGLWWVDVLMALISALLIPFFMFTAHEHSIERMTAAWLLPIVPPEVSAASGGLLAQHLSPALARPVVYVSYVLWSISVLLALAVLAILLLRLTLHKLPHRDMAVSTWLPLGPLGTGAFAMLTLGKADVLAFAGTPLASMANFGQLAGILVALVLWGFGLWWMVMAVAFTLRYLREGLPFNMGWWGFTFPLGVFDAATYGLGEVTDFGPLTVLGAVFTVLLAGFWIVVTQRSFVGMWTGALFRAPCLSEETGMVRDCSEDVHGTTMVKTML
- a CDS encoding cytochrome d ubiquinol oxidase subunit II, which codes for MDITHIATTLTTWWWLLLCLIFLFYIGLDGADLGAGIFALFSPDEEERGAIMASMAGIWDGNETWLVVAGGVLFGAFPLVYGSAFNYLMIPLMLALWGIISRAVAFEFHVHATGSKRLWGWAFAFGSLLAPFGAGLALGATLQGFPMRTGPAMAVHSPGLFVDSPIPHFSGNALTFLTPFSLFTGFGAVVAACLAGGLYLCARFEPGDVINKKAQTWTTFFSYLALVTIVVTIVWSYAIFPWAAAKWTGPNWWNWALVLMVVLFAAYKSMMAHTMQRDFTALLWGEAVVAVLWFAMWATMYPYIVPNTWTISAAANPADSIAVFTLFMTGFVPVMILYNWYQIWVFRGRYTKKASYMGH
- a CDS encoding cytochrome ubiquinol oxidase subunit I; translation: MLMENTLPILLSRLDFAWITSMHILWTPLTIGVSWILFGLEVAWLRSGDERWYRLERFFEKIFIVNFGAGVATGVTMEMAFGILYGPFSQAAGPFFGNILGFETITAFMYEAGFIGLMVFGWNKIGKGMHLFSTFNVAFASSLSAYWILVANSWMQTPNGVVLKDGIFQVTNWWHAIFNDNAIWGFPHMWMATMLLGFFVLAAVSSWYILKNRHADLFIKMLKPAVLALLICAPIQIWLGDSLGVDVAHSEPTSLAAMEGHYHTYLPNGKVNTGWHLIAIPNAKNDGNVFAITIPHVLSLLETHTWNGKVTGMDSFPAKDRPDVWVPFYAFRIMVAIGFFLFFMALWGTLLMLRGKFTVQELRQRPWFLRLMVFSGFLPYLAIWTGWWTREVGRQPWVVYNIMRTYEGVSHMGVGQEIAWFAGYIVFELSVWAGAWYFFSKVIRKGPDLDSPLPGVSSDTDASVEAGGGMVRPSFAKPILHPEP
- a CDS encoding Crp/Fnr family transcriptional regulator: MSGLLTDQGLAPCTTCPIHRWSIFSGLNDADLEQLPMAVHDLAVSEGAVLSVEGLPSDKAFVVRQGAVKLERAGPDGHHLVQLLRSGDIWGFEGLDQLPYRHTATALEAARICCLEVEALQHWCERDARVRQAIRRRLQQAHQETEDHLLLLLSSSAEVRVAGFLSRWCRDYPDGQKISLPLSRQEMANYLGMSKEHLSRIMAKLKRDGVVRERHGWIQVNYQRVRAIYSGVLQATDAEKDSS